A window of Streptomyces sp. NBC_01224 genomic DNA:
GCTCTTGGAAGCGATCGAACGCCGGTTGACCGCCCCGGTGGTCGGGTCGACCAGCTCACCTCCTGGGGCGGGGGATGCGGCGGGCGTTGCTGTGGGTGAACCGGCGGGCGGCGCACCGGCGGACGGGCCTGTGGACGGGCCGGCTCCGGCGCCCGGCCCGGGGGCGCCCGGCCCGGACGCGCCACCAGCACCCCCGCCCGACCCGCCGCCGCTGCCCTGCGACGGCCGGTCCTTCCCGTTGTACAGACCGGCGAGGACGTACGGACGGTCCAGATGCCCATGCTCGAATCCCACCAGGACCTCGTCCCCGACCTCGGGGATGAACGCTTCGCCGCCGCTCGTCCCGCCCGACTGCGCCGTACGCGCCCAGTCGCTCGCGTACTCGTCCGACAGCCATGGGAACCGCACCTTGACCCGGCCCGAACCCTCCGGATCGTGGGTGTCCGTGACCGTCCCGCTGACCAGCCCCACGCAGCGCGACCCGCCGCCCGACCCCGCTCCGGATCCGCCCGACCCCGGCCCTCCACCGGTCAGCCCGAACAGCGAACGCTCCTGCTGCCCGGAGACCGTGAGCCATGTCTCGTACCCGCGCACCGGGTCGAAGACATGCCGCGACGACGTGACCGTGTACCGCCCCTCGAAAGGCGCCCCCACCGCGTTGAGCGCCACCGCACTGCCCGCCCGCACCTCCGGGTTCCCCCGGATCACCGCCTCCAGCTCCGCGAACGATCCGGCGATCCGCTCCGCCAGGGCCTTCGCCGCCTGGTCCACCTGCGCCTGAGCCCCGTACGCCGTGTCCGTGACCACGAAACGCGCCTCGCCGAAGGGCGCGAACACCTCTGCCGCGCTCACCCCCAGCTCCAGCGTCGCCGACTTCCCCGCGGGCGCCCGCCCGACGAGCGGCTGCTTGGTCTTGATGTCCCAGCCACGCACCTCGACCTCGGAGACCTGCTCCGCGGAGGACACCCCGGCCCGGCAGCGCAGCAGATTGCTGCCCATCTCCAGGACCAGCGGATTCCGGTCGGCCCGCGCCGAACCGTCGGGTGCGCCGCCGGCCTCCGCGGGTCTGGTGATGTGCAGCTGTCCGTCGAGTACGTACGCCTGCGCGCCCGCCTCCTCCGCCAGATCGCGCACGAACTCCCAGTCCGTGACGTTGGGCTGGGCGATGTGTTCGAGTACGGGGCCGGCCACGTCCACCGTCCCCGGCTTCAGCCCGGCGCGCTGGGCCACCTGGGCGCAGATGTCGGCGAGCGTCATGTTCTGGTAGCTGGCCACCCGACGTCCCCGGAACAGCCGGTGCGACTCGTCGAGCCCGCGTACGACGGTGAAGGTGCCGGTCTCGTCGAGCTCCACCTCCAGGGCGGTGACCACCCCTTTCAGCAGCGGCTTCGGTGCCGTGTCCCCGCCCGCGCGGGCCAGCAGCCGGGCCTCGCTGCCGATCTTCAGCCCGGTCTGCTCCAGCAGTACCCGGTCCGGGTCGCGAAAGCGCAGGAGAAACAGGTCGGGGAGCGTCCGGCTGTCGTCGACGTACCCCTCGACCAGTGTGTTCACGAACTTGGGCGGCAGCGGCCGGCCGCCGAACTCCACCACCAGCGCCGTCGCGACACCCGGCTGCGCCATCAGGACCGTCCCCCGTCCCGTTCCTCTTCGAGCCGGTTCAGCTCGTCGAGCGCGGGGAGCAGCAGCTGCTGTCCGGGGGCCAGTCGCATCGGGTCGTCGATCCCGTTCGCCTCCGCGATCACCCGCCAGGCGGCCGGATCGCCGTACTCGCGCTGGGCGAGCGACGGCAGCGAGTCGCCGGCGTCCAGCCGGTGGACCCGCCGGGCAGCGAGGGCGCCCGAGGTCGGGTTCTGCCCCGGGGTGTCGCCGCTGATCTCCTCCATCGTGACCTGGCAGACGGCCCGGATCGGCACACCCGATGTGGTGAACAGGGTGTACTTCGCCTGCACTTGACTGACATAGCCGGGGAACCCGGTCAGCCCGCCCCAGTGGAAGACCACCCACGGCGGTGACGAACGCTGCTGCTGACGGGTCTCGCTCGTCGGCACACAGCACGCGAAGAGCTGCTCGACCGAGGTCACCACGCGGGTGTCCTGGGTGTCGCTGGCATCGAAGAACATCTCCACGGTGAGCTTGCTGGGCTGCGAACCCTGGTACTCCGGCGGCCCCGAGCTCTTGGCGCCCTTGGCCGGACTCCGCTTCCAGGAGGCGGCCTTGGTGAGGCTCAGCTCCTTGGGGTTGAACTGGAAGTCGATCCGTCCGCACGGACCACCGGGCGTGAGGCCACCGCCGGTCGGCGGCGTCCGCAGTTCCAGATAGGCGTGCTCCAGCTTGGGCCGGGCCGAACCTCCCTTGCCCGCCCTCGCCGCCGACGCCCCGGACGTACCGGCGGCGCTGAACGCGATGGGACCTGCGCCACTCACGAGGTCAGCCCTCCATCACATAGCCGTGATGGGCGATCTCGATCGTCTCCATCGCGACCTTGGGCGATTCCGGGGTGAAGGAGGGGCCGGTCCAGCGGACGGGCACGACCTCCAGCAGCCCCCACTGGGCCACCTTCTGCCCGTCGCCGGTCCGCGCCTCGATGTGCGCCGTCTTGCGGCTGAATCCGGTCGTCATGGTGGCGAACCAGCGGGCCACCTTCTCGGTCTCCTTGGTCAGCGGCCTGGACAGCTTTACGTTGGAGTACTTCAGGCGGGTCGGCAGCTGCCACAGATGCCCGTTGTTGCCGCCCTCCTCACGCGTTTCGAGCACCACTTCACAGCCCAGCCCGTCACATGTGTTGAACGACCCGAGCTCGATGTCGTCGATCGTGACGACGAAGCAGACGCTGACGGCGGGATCGTTGTCCTGGGCGGTGGCCATGGCACGTACCTCTCAATTCCCTGTGTTGTCGCTGCCGTTCATCAGTGCCGGGTGTTGATGAGAAAACCCGCTCGTTCGCGTTCCAGCCGCAGATCCGCCTTGAAGAGCCTGCTGAGCGGTGTGTACAGGGCGCGTACCAGCTCGTCGGTGACGACGGGGGCTGCGGCGCCGCCGTGACCACCGCTCTGACCGGGTGGCGCGCCGGGGGCGGAGGCGGCCGCGCCCGGTGCGCCGTGGTCCTCGGCCATGGGCCCGGGTTCCGGTTCCGGTTCGGGCTCCTGGGGAGGATCCGGAGGCGGTGGTTCCGTGGTCTCCGTCTCGCGCTGTACGACGGGTGATGAGTACGGCGGTGGCGGCGAGCCGAAGACGACACTGCCGTCGGCCATCCGCTGAGCCACCCCCGCGGCCACGGCGACCGAACCGGCCGTGGGGAACGAGGGGGCGGCGGGCGCGGCGGGTGCGGTACGGCTGCCGGCACCCGGCAACGAACGAGGCACCGGCGGCCCGCCGACTGTCTGACGTTGCAGGGCGAAAAGCGGCCGAGAGGGCGCACCCGTCGCTTCCCCCGGAGTCATGGCGGTACGTTGCAGCGCCGCCGGCAGAGATGCGGCCGGCGCCACCGAAGGCGCACCCGCCCCGGCAGACGTCCAACGCACCGGAACGGCATCGGGCAGGGACGGCAGCCCGGGACCCGGCACCGGACCCGCACCACCCGACGGAGATGCCGCCGCCCCGTCCACGGCGGAACGCTGTACGACGCCCGCCCCACCGCTCTGCCCGGACTGGAGCGACAAGGGCCGGTCGGCGAGCAGGGGAGCGACCGGAGCGGTAACCGGGGGCGGTGACAGGGGAGCCTGCGCGGGCACGGCGGGAGTCCGCTGCACCGCCGGGGTGGACGAGGAGGCGGGAGTAGGCGCGGGTGCGGACTCCGCCAGGGCGGACGAGGAGGCGACACTGGGCGCGGGTGCGGACTCCGACGGGGCGGACGAGGAGGCGGCACTGGGCGCGGGTGCGGACTCCGACGGGGCGGGGAGCAGCGGATCGTCACCGAGCAGCGGAGCAGTGGGCCCGTCGGACTCGGGGGCCGACTCCGGGGCCGCGGGCACCTCAGGGGCCTCCGGGACCTCACCGGCACTGTCGTCCGCCGCGCTCCGGGCAACCGGAACCACTCCGGCCGCCCCCTCCGTCTCCGGACCGGCGTGGGCAGCCTGTCGCTGTGCCGTGGGCGGCAGCGCGGACATGGGCGCGCCGAGACCGGGCGCACGCCGGGGCCGGTCCACGACCGGCGGCGTCACCGAACGCTGAACGGGCGGGAGCGGCGTCGCGGGCTCGGGCGCGGCCGATTCGGGTGCCGGTTCCGGAGCCGAGGCCGGTGCAAAGGGCTGCTCGCCCACCAGTTGGCGTACCGGCAACTCCGCCACGGCGGACTCCCCGGCCGACGTCATAGCGGGCGCACCACTCACCGCAGCGCGCTGCACGGGTACGGACAGGGGTACGGACCTGGCGCGAACCGGCAGTTCCACCGGACGTTCCACGGACCGCTGCACCGGTGAAGGCCGGCCCACGGACGCCGGGGTGGTGATCCCGTGCACGAGCCCGGTGGGCGCGTCCGGGCTGACCAGATGCCCGAGAGGCGTACCGAGCGAGGTGTCCTGCCGGGTGGAGAGCGATCCCTGGAACCCTGAAGGATCGATGACCAGATCCTGAGCGCCCAGGGTCCGCTGGATGGGCGGCAGTTCAGCCAGATCGACCCGCTCGCGCGGCACGGCCGCCGGAGCGGCACCAGCGCTGCCGGTCCCCGTGCCCGCGGCCGTCCCCGTACCCGTCTCCGTGCGCCCACCACCGCGCAGCCAGGACATCAGGCCCATGGATTCTCCCGTCCTCCCTGCGCTGTTCGCTACTGCCCGTTGAGGCGAGCGATCTGTGCGACGAACCTCAGTCGTTCCGGGTGCTCCAGGTCCAGCAGCTCATCGAGCGGCCAGTGGAAGTGATAGGCGAGGTACGCGACCTCCTCGTAGAGCAGGTCGGCCGCGTACGTCACGATTCCCCCAGGCGGCCACCGGCGAGATTCACCGCGAACTCCTCCTTGCAGGCCGGGCAGCTGACGGCGGCCCGGGTGTGGCCCTCGGCGTTGATCCGCCGGTAGAAGTCCTGGAGGAAGGCCAGGTCGGAGGCGAAGAGGTCCTCGATGATGCCGGGGTGGATGTCGTCGATCGTGCCGATCCGGGTGACGACCCGGGCGATGAGCACGACGGAGAGGTACGCGGAGTTCTCGCGCACCCGGTCGTCCCGCAGCGGCACGAGTTCGTCGCGCGCGGTCGCGAGCCGCATGACGCCCGTGTGGTGCACGGCGCCCGTCTCGTCGACGTACCCGCGCGGCAGATCGAAGGTGAACTCGGTGCGCAGTGGCTCCCGTTGACCGGACCGCCCGCTCCCGCCGGCCGGGAGATGCGCGTCCGTCCGTCCGGGAGCCTCGGCCGGATCCGATGCCGGTGCCGTACGTCGCATCAGTCGAGTTCCATGCTCTCGTAGGTGATCGCGAGCTTCTCCGTCAGGACCGAGGTGTCACCGGCCTTGAGGGTGCCGATCTCCAGCGACTTCGGCCAGGCGTTGATGAGTTTGTAGCGCTTGATGGCGATGCCCTCGTGGTCGTACACGATGACCGCGCCGTTGCGGCGGGCCGCGGTCATCCGGCCGAACCGGGAGTCCTTGATCCACCGTTCGAAGCTGTTGTCCTCGGTGAGGCCCCGGGTCACGGTCACCTCACCGGCCTTCGGCCGGCCCGGGAGCTTCTTGATGGCGTAGCGGCCGTCGGCGGTGTTCTGCTTCAGCTCGATGACGTCCTGCTCCATCTTCAGACCACTGACCTCGGTGATCTGCTTGATGACGACGCTGTCGAATTCGAGGCCGAAGGAGGCCCCGACGGTGCTGTCGAGATCGGGAAGTGGCACAACAGGCTCCTTTACCGCTCTTGCCGCTTTTACCGCTTGGAGGACCTAAGGGCGGCCGCCGCGCTGCTCGGCCGGCTTCTGGCGCGCTACTCGTCGACGCCCCCGGTGCCCCCGGTCAGCTGGGAGAGGCGGAAGACGACGAACTCGGCCGGCCTGACCGGTGCCACCCCGATCTCGCAGATGACCTGACCTGCGTCGATGCTTTCCGGCGGATTGGTCTCACGGTCGCACTTGACGTAGAACGCCTCTTCCGGAGTGAGCCCGAACAGCGCCCCCTTGCGCCACTCGTTGACCAGGAACGCCGAGACCGTGCGCCGGATACGGGCCCACAGGGCGTCGTCGTTCGGTTCGAAGACGACCCACTGCGTACCGGCGAGGATCGACTCCTCCAGGTAGTTGAAGAGACGCCGGACATTCAGATAGCGCCAGGCCGGGTCCGAGGCCAGCGTGCGCGCGCCCCAGACCCGGATGCCGCGCCCGGGGAAGGACCGGATGCAGTTCAGCCCGATCGGGTTGAGCAGATCGTGTTCGCCCTTGGTCAGCTGCGTCTGCAGGGCGACCGCCCCTCGTACGACCTCGTTGGCGGGGGCCTTGTGCACACCGCGCGACTCGTCGTTGCGGGCCCAGACCCCGGCTATGTGGCCGCTCGGCGGAACCAGCTGCGCACGTCCCGACGAGGGATCGGCAACCCGGATCCAGGGGTAGTAGAGCGTGGCGTACTTGGAGTCGAAGTTGGCGCCGCCGGTGCGCCAGGCCCGGATCTGCTGCGGGCTGAGTCCGGGCGGCGGGTCGAGAATGGCGACGCGGTCGCCCATCAGCTCGCAGTGGCTGATCAGCCCCTGCTGCACGGCGACGACGGACTCCAGGTCCAACAGCCCGCGTTCGTATGCGCTCATGAGGTCCGGCACGGCGATCGTGGTGACCTCTTCGACGGCTTCGAGACCGCCGAGGCCGGTCCTGCGGTCGGGATCGCCGACGTACAACTCGGGAGTCAGCGCCCCGGCACCGGGCGACGCGGGCGCCGCCGGGGCCAGGGTCACGGTCTGCAGCTCGGGCTTGGCCGGAGCCGCCCCGCGCCCGGACTCCCGTATCTCGATGAGCTCCGACTTGGCATTGACCCGGGTGGCGACGTTCTCCTTGCTGCGCTTCGTCGTGACGCTCGGGTACGTCTCCGCGACCTGCCCGTCCCGCTTCACGATCAGCTGGAAGACGTCGGAAGGCGGATCGTCCCCCTCCACCTCGGTCACTTCGACGGTGATCTCTCCGGTCACGCCCGGGCGGGGCTTCACCGCGTAGGGACCGAGCTGTGTCTCCGATCCGGCGGGCAGCTGTCCGGGGGTCCCGTTGCTCACGTCCTCGGCCGGGGGCTCGGTGCCGTCACCGATGCGCACCACGTAACAGACACCGCCGCCGTTGGAGAAGAACCCGTAGACGGCGGAGGCGAGATACGTACCGTCGACGAAGTCACCGAAGGTGCCGGCGAACTGGCTCCAGTTCGTGATCAGCGTCGGCTCGTCGAAGGGGCCCTTCTGCGCGAAGCCGACGAAGGCGGCGACCGAGGTGCCCACCCCTTCGATCGGCCGGGATCCGGACTCGATCTCTTCGACGTAGACGCCCGGGGACAGGTACGACGGCATGTGAGTCTCTCCTTGGCCGGGGAACGCCCGCAATTCTCGTGACAGCGGCGATCACCGGGAACGGACGCACGGCCGCCCTGCCGTGCACCGGCCGCTGCCCGATCAGGCAATGCCCTCGCGCTGTACGGCCCAGCGGGTGCTGCCCCCGGCCACGTCCCCACGCGCTGCGTACGCGATCCACCGCCCCCACACCCTGGGACGGCGGCAGGGCCATGTGCGTCGAGTGCCGACTGCCCAGGGAAGTGGTGGGCCGGGAGGACGGATGAAGGCGGTTCCGGAGAAGGATCCTGTCTCCGCATCCGGCCGTGGAGGTATCCCCCGTGCCGACGATGCGACAGTCACGCCCGAAGTGTCCCGTTCGCAGACACCCCCACCCCACCGCCCGCCGGGTGACCGCCCCGCCCCCGACCCCCGCAGCCTGCAACGCCTGCAACGCGCGGCAGGCAACGCGGCGGTGTCGCGCCTGGTCGCGCAGCGCTACACAGCCCCCGTGAAACCCTCCCCCGCCCAGGCTCCCGGCTTCCGCAAGGTCAAGGCGGACGTGACGGCGAAGCGGACGAGGATCGCGGTCCATGCCCCCGCCGCCGCCGAGTCGAAGTCGGCACAGGACGCGGCCATCGCGCCACCCGACGACAAGGAGGCGCAGGGCAAGGCGGCGAACGCGGAGAAGATGAACGCCGCGAAGCCGGGCGAGTTCAACAAGCAGGCATTCATCGACGCGGTGAACAAGGCAATCGACGCACAGGCCCCGAAGAACCTCGACGACGCCGACAAGTTCTCCAAGTCCGGCAAGGCCGACAAGATCAAGTCAGAGGTCGACGGCAAGGTCTCCGACGGCAAGGAGTCCTCCGCCAAGGACATCGACACCACGACAAAGGCCCCACCGGACACGTCGGCGGCCAAGGACAAGCCGGTCACCCCGATGACCCCGGACCAACCCCCACCCAACCCCGGCGCCCCCTCCGCCACGGACGCCATCCCCGCCCCACAACCCGCCTCCGTCACGGACTTCTCCCAGGGCCCCGCCCAGAACGACCAGGCAATGGCCGACGCCGAGGTCACCGAGGACCAGCTCGCCAAGGGCAACGAACCGGAATTCGACCAGGCCCTCTCCGCGAAGAAGACCGCCGAGACGGACTCGGCGAAGGCCCCCGCCAAGGGCAGATCGGCCGAGGCCCAGCAACTCACCACCGCGAAGGCCGGAGCAGCGGCCTCCGGAGCGCAGGCCATGACCGCCCTGACCGCGACCCGCGCCTCGGCCGGGAAACAGGTCGACGGCGGCAAGGGCGAGACGAAGTCGAAGGACGAGAAGAAACGCGCCGAGGTCACCGCGAAGCTCCAGAAGGTCTACGACGGCACGAAGAAGGACGTCGAGGAAACCCTCTCCGGCCTGGACAAGAAGGTCGACACCACGTTCACGACGGGTGAGAAAGCGGCACGGGACGCCTTCACCGCCGACCACAAACGGCGCATGAAGAAGTACAAGGACAAGCGGTACTCAGGCATGTTCGGGCCGGCGAAGTGGGCCAAGGACAAGCTCATGGGCATGCCGAAGGAGGCCAACGACCTCTTCCAGGAAGCCCGCAAGCTCTACGTCACGAAGATGCAGACCGTCATCTCCTCCGTCGCCGACATCATCGGCGCCGAACTCGGCCGCGCGAAGGCCCGCATCGCCAAGGGGCGCACCGAACTCAAGGCCGAAGTCGACAGACTCCCCGCCGACCTGCGCCAGTTCGGCCAGGACGCGGCCAAGGACTTCGCAGGAAAGTTCGACGACCTCGAAACCACCGTCAACGAGAAGTCCGAACAGCTCGTCCAGGACCTCGCGACGAAGTACACCGCAGCCCTCAACAAGATCGACGAGGAGATCAAGAAACTCCAGGAAGCCAACAAGGGCCTGATCGACAAGGCGAAGGACGCCATCGTCGGCGCCATCAAGACGATCAACGAACTCAAGAACCTCCTCCTCGGCATCCTCGCCAAGGCCGCCTCCGCCATCATGAAGATCATCAAGGACCCCATCGGCTTCCTCGGCAACCTCGTACGAGCCGTCGGCGCCGGCCTCAACCTCTTCATCACCAACGTCGCCGAACACCTCAAGACCGGCGTCGTCTCCTGGCTGCTCGGCACCGCCGTCAAGGCCGGCCTCGAACTCCCCCAGAAGTTCGACCTCAAGGGCATCATCCAGCTCATCGCCTCCCTCCTCGGCCTGACCTGGGCCAACATCCGCGCCCGCATCACCCGCAAGGGCATCCCCGACCAGGCCATGACCGCCGTCGAACAATCCGTCCCCGTCGCCCAGACCCTCGCCCGCGAAGGCCCCGCAGGCGCCGTCAAGGAAATCACCGCCGAGGCCGGCGACCTCAAAGCCACCATCCTCGAAAAACTCACCAGCTACCTGATCCCCACCGTCATCATCGCCGGCATCACCTGGATCATCTCCCTCCTCAACCCCGCCTCCGCCTTCATCCGCGCGGTCAAGGGAATCATCGACATCGTCACGTTCATCGTGAACCAGGGCGCCCAAATCGTTGAATTCGTCAACGCCGTCCTCGACGCCGTCATCGCCATCGCCAACGGCGGCACCGCAGGCGTCCCCAAGATGGTCGAAGCAGCCCTCGCCGCCAGCGTCCCCCTCCTCATCGGCTTCCTCGCCTCACTCCTCGGCATCGGCAACCTCGCCAACAAAGTCAAATCCGTCTTCCACGCCATCGCCAAACCCGTCAACCGCGCCATCGACAAAATCGTGGGCTTCATCGCCAAGGCGGGCAAGAAACTCTGGGCAAAACTCAAGGGAAAGGAAACGAACAAGGGGAAGGCGTCCGAGAATGACAAGCCTACCGATTCAGGAAAAGAGAAGAAGGCAACCATACATTTCACGATGCAGGGGTCCCAACACACCCTGTACTTTATATCCGGCCGCCAGACAGAGATGGCCAGCAGGAGAAAGGACCTACGAGAGACGGTTGAGAAGATGTCTCGGAAACTTGCCACCGAGAGCGACGAACAAGCGCAACTCGAAAAGATTTACCTCGATGACATACTGGAAAAAATGGTTGCCGCCGAGCACGCCTTGACTACTAGTGGCGCGCAAAGCAGGGAGTTCAGGAGCGCCTCCAACGCCGTGGTGGCCGCGATTAACGAGTATGCGAAAGATACCGGCAGAGACGACATCGAACTAGGGACCGCCCGAGAGGAAGTCAAAAAGATAATTGAAGGAAAGGGGACTCGATTCGTTCCCGCATCAGAGTATAAAAAGCATTGGCCTAGGCCCCCGGAGAAGGCTCAGGATATCGCAAAGCAGCTAAAAGCGGGACAGTACATAATAAGCGAGGAGGAGATCGCAGAACTTGAGCGCGACACGCTACTCACAGGGACACTGGTCGATAAATCGAACGGAAATTATCACGCATACAAACGCTATCCCATTCAGTTGGGATGGGAGGCGATCGGCGAAGGGAAGGGGAAGAAGGATCAGAAGGTCGTACCTGCATTCGTTCTGCGTGCCGAAATATCAAGCAGACAGATCCACTCCCACCCAAGAACCGATTTCGGAAAGTGAAGCATCATGAATAGGCACCTTGCCCCACTCAGAGTACCTACCGGATGGGTCATGCTATTTAACAATTTTGTCGAATTCAAAGTAGGGGAACAGCCGACAGAATGCGACTATGAACTCTACCTAACGCAGGATATTCTGTCCATGCGGCAAATCTTGCCAGAGGCCGGAGGATTTTCAGAGGAGGACGGTGCACTGAGAATCTACCTCGGCTGGTATCCGGATGGAGAACCCGACGGAAGC
This region includes:
- a CDS encoding VgrG-related protein → MAQPGVATALVVEFGGRPLPPKFVNTLVEGYVDDSRTLPDLFLLRFRDPDRVLLEQTGLKIGSEARLLARAGGDTAPKPLLKGVVTALEVELDETGTFTVVRGLDESHRLFRGRRVASYQNMTLADICAQVAQRAGLKPGTVDVAGPVLEHIAQPNVTDWEFVRDLAEEAGAQAYVLDGQLHITRPAEAGGAPDGSARADRNPLVLEMGSNLLRCRAGVSSAEQVSEVEVRGWDIKTKQPLVGRAPAGKSATLELGVSAAEVFAPFGEARFVVTDTAYGAQAQVDQAAKALAERIAGSFAELEAVIRGNPEVRAGSAVALNAVGAPFEGRYTVTSSRHVFDPVRGYETWLTVSGQQERSLFGLTGGGPGSGGSGAGSGGGSRCVGLVSGTVTDTHDPEGSGRVKVRFPWLSDEYASDWARTAQSGGTSGGEAFIPEVGDEVLVGFEHGHLDRPYVLAGLYNGKDRPSQGSGGGSGGGAGGASGPGAPGPGAGAGPSTGPSAGAPPAGSPTATPAASPAPGGELVDPTTGAVNRRSIASKSGNQLELLDGANGPQGVRLLTGDGKLKIDLDRRGTVIVINSDGSVNIEAKQKVSIKAARGVALDGGQGTLELSGDSVTLTSRSGVRVDGGNGEVKLSTGGTVDVRGAQVAVNGTQRTDIKGGSSLAINAPLVKIN
- a CDS encoding CIS tube protein, whose product is MSGAGPIAFSAAGTSGASAARAGKGGSARPKLEHAYLELRTPPTGGGLTPGGPCGRIDFQFNPKELSLTKAASWKRSPAKGAKSSGPPEYQGSQPSKLTVEMFFDASDTQDTRVVTSVEQLFACCVPTSETRQQQRSSPPWVVFHWGGLTGFPGYVSQVQAKYTLFTTSGVPIRAVCQVTMEEISGDTPGQNPTSGALAARRVHRLDAGDSLPSLAQREYGDPAAWRVIAEANGIDDPMRLAPGQQLLLPALDELNRLEEERDGGRS
- a CDS encoding phage tail protein — its product is MATAQDNDPAVSVCFVVTIDDIELGSFNTCDGLGCEVVLETREEGGNNGHLWQLPTRLKYSNVKLSRPLTKETEKVARWFATMTTGFSRKTAHIEARTGDGQKVAQWGLLEVVPVRWTGPSFTPESPKVAMETIEIAHHGYVMEG
- a CDS encoding DUF6760 family protein gives rise to the protein MTYAADLLYEEVAYLAYHFHWPLDELLDLEHPERLRFVAQIARLNGQ
- a CDS encoding phage tail protein yields the protein MPLPDLDSTVGASFGLEFDSVVIKQITEVSGLKMEQDVIELKQNTADGRYAIKKLPGRPKAGEVTVTRGLTEDNSFERWIKDSRFGRMTAARRNGAVIVYDHEGIAIKRYKLINAWPKSLEIGTLKAGDTSVLTEKLAITYESMELD
- a CDS encoding phage tail sheath family protein encodes the protein MPSYLSPGVYVEEIESGSRPIEGVGTSVAAFVGFAQKGPFDEPTLITNWSQFAGTFGDFVDGTYLASAVYGFFSNGGGVCYVVRIGDGTEPPAEDVSNGTPGQLPAGSETQLGPYAVKPRPGVTGEITVEVTEVEGDDPPSDVFQLIVKRDGQVAETYPSVTTKRSKENVATRVNAKSELIEIRESGRGAAPAKPELQTVTLAPAAPASPGAGALTPELYVGDPDRRTGLGGLEAVEEVTTIAVPDLMSAYERGLLDLESVVAVQQGLISHCELMGDRVAILDPPPGLSPQQIRAWRTGGANFDSKYATLYYPWIRVADPSSGRAQLVPPSGHIAGVWARNDESRGVHKAPANEVVRGAVALQTQLTKGEHDLLNPIGLNCIRSFPGRGIRVWGARTLASDPAWRYLNVRRLFNYLEESILAGTQWVVFEPNDDALWARIRRTVSAFLVNEWRKGALFGLTPEEAFYVKCDRETNPPESIDAGQVICEIGVAPVRPAEFVVFRLSQLTGGTGGVDE